The proteins below are encoded in one region of Balaenoptera ricei isolate mBalRic1 chromosome 6, mBalRic1.hap2, whole genome shotgun sequence:
- the LOC132367911 gene encoding LOW QUALITY PROTEIN: olfactory receptor 13C4-like (The sequence of the model RefSeq protein was modified relative to this genomic sequence to represent the inferred CDS: inserted 2 bases in 2 codons; deleted 1 base in 1 codon) yields the protein MPIQEICYICCYLAVKMFYVXYSFDILKAXDMDRINKTFVKEFILLGLSGYPELEIIFFALLLALYLLILIGNHVLIIASIFDSRLHALIYFFLRNLSFLDVCYTSSSVPSTLVSLISKKRNISFSGCIVQMFLGFAMGSTECFFLGMMAFDCYVAICNPLRYPVIMSKVVYVLMASVSWLSGRINSIVQTSLAMRLPFCGNNIISHFLCEILAVLKLAYADISLNIVTLAVSNIAFLVLTLLAIFFSYMFVLYTILRMNSATGRHKAFSTCSVHLTVVIMFYGTIFFMYAKPKSQDFLGQDNLQARDGLVSMFYGVVTPVLNPIIYSLRNKDVKAAVKYLLSQKSVNQ from the exons ATGCCTATCCAAGAAATTTGTTACATTTGTTGTTATTTGGCAGTGAAAATGTTTTATG GGTATTCCTTTGACATCCTGAAAG GGGATATGGATAGAATAAATAAGACGTTTGTGAAAGAATTCATTCTTCTGGGACTCTCTGGTTACCCCgaacttgaaattattttctttgctctaCTTCTAGCTTTGTACCTACTGATTCTAATTGGCAATCATGTTCTGATCATAGCAAGCATCTTTGATTCCCGTCTTCACGCTCTCATATACTTCTTCCTGCGCAACCTCTCTTTTCTGGATGTCTGCTATACATCCTCCTCTGTTCCCTCAACTTTGGTGAGCTTAATCtcaaagaaaaggaatatttCCTTCTCTGGATGTATAGTGCAAATGTTCTTAGGATTTGCAATGGGGTCAACAGAGTGTTTCTTCCTTGGCATGATGGCTTTTGACTGCTACGTGGCCATCTGTAACCCTCTAAGATACCCCGTCATCATGAGCAAGGTGGTGTATGTACTGATGGCTTCTGTGTCATGGCTGTCTGGCAGAATCAACTCAATTGTGCAAACATCTCTTGCCATGAGATTGCCTTTCTGTGGTAATAATATTATCAGTCATTTCTTATGTGAGATACTGGCTGTTCTCAAGCTAGCTTATGCTGATATATCCCTCAATATTGTTACCCTAGCAGTGTCAAATATAGCTTTCCTGGTTCTTACCCTGCtggccatt tttttctcctatatgtTCGTCCTCTACACCATCTTGAGAATGAATTCAGCCACAGGGAGACACAAGGCCTTTTCCACCTGTTCAGTGCATTTGACTGTGGTAATTATGTTTTATGGTACCATCTTCTTTATGTATGCCAAACCCAAGTCTCAAGACTTTCTTGGACAAGACAATTTGCAAGCTAGAGACGGACTTGTTTCCATGTTTTATGGGGTAGTGACCCCAGTGCTAAATCCTATAATCTATAGCTTGAGAAACAAGGATGTAAAAGCTGCTGTGAAATATTTGCTGAGTCAGAAATCTGTTAACCAATAA
- the LOC132367591 gene encoding LOW QUALITY PROTEIN: olfactory receptor 13F1 (The sequence of the model RefSeq protein was modified relative to this genomic sequence to represent the inferred CDS: inserted 2 bases in 2 codons; substituted 1 base at 1 genomic stop codon) — MAEGTELGKQKSFLSKKTVTQLGEENHSNGSEANLTSVTIFFFLGFSHYPKVEVIIFVLCLLMYLITLVGNIILISITILDSSLYTPMYFFLSNLSCLDVWYTSSAFPPMLINFVSGKNTTSFSGCAAQMYFSLAMGSAECVLLSMMAYDXYVGICNPLRYPIIMNKRICVQIAAGSWVAGCFTALVEPGXVLQLSLCGNSVINHFACEIXVLKLVCVDTSMAQLIMLVVTALLVPMLMLLICISYAFILSNILRISSVDGQSKAFSTCAAHLTVVVLFYGTALSMYLKPSSVDSQEIDKFMTLVYGALTPILNPIIYSLRNKEVKAALKKLLFRNSLVMF; from the exons ATGGCGGAAGGTACTGAACTTGGAAAGCAGAAAAGTTTCCTAAGTAAGAAGACTGTTACCCAGCTAGGGGAAGAAAACCATTCCAATGGTTCAGAG GCAAATTTGACATctgtaacaatttttttcttcctgggatTTTCCCACTACCCCAAAGTTGAGGTCATCATATTTGTGCTGTGCTTGCTGATGTACCTGATCACCTTGGTGGGTAATATAATTCTGATCTCCATCACCATCCTGGATTCCAGCCTATACACACCCATGTACTTCTTCCTCAGCAACCTCTCTTGTTTAGATGTCTGGTACACCTCTTCTGCTTTTCCTCCAATGCTGATAAACTTTGTTTCAGGGAAAAACACTACCTCATTCTCAGGGTGTGCCGCTCAGATGTACTTCTCTCTTGCCATGGGCTCCGCTGAGTGTGTGCTCCTGTCCATGATGGCGTATGACTGATATGTGGGCATCTGCAACCCCCTGAGATACCCCATCATCATGAACAAGAGGATTTGTGTGCAGATTGCAGCTGGTTCCTGGGTGGCAGGCTGCTTCACTGCCCTGGTGGAACCAG CTGTATTGCAGCTGTCTCTGTGTGGTAATAGTGTCATCAATCATTTTGCTTGTGAAA CTGTCTTAAAACTTGTTTGTGTGGACACCTCCATGGCGCAGTTAATCATGCTGGTGGTCACTGCACTTCTTGTTCCTATGCTGATGCttttaatttgtatctcttaTGCTTTCATCCTCTCCAACATCCTGAGAATCAGCTCAGTGGATGGTCAAAGCAAAGCCTTTTCAACATGTGCAGCCCACCTGACTGTGGTGGTTTTGTTCTATGGGACAGCTCTCTCCATGTACCTGAAGCCCTCATCTGTAGATTCACaggaaatagataaatttatgaCTTTGGTGTATGGTGCGTTAACCCCCATATTGAATCCTATCATCTATAGTCTACGAAACAAAGAGGTGAAAGCAGCTTTGAAAAAATTGCTGTTTAGAAATTCTTTggtaatgttttaa